In a single window of the Rhodoligotrophos appendicifer genome:
- a CDS encoding ABC transporter substrate-binding protein, translating into MRPFLKTVIAAAICAMAGIGSARAADTLPLKLDWSLYGMHTPFYAGLSKGYYTDEGIDLTIAEGNSAGNVVKLVASGEDPIAFIDLGTMTIGASKGMPVKAIYGVHQKNPMVIISRKDKPVETPKALEDKVLAMAASESTAQMLPALLAVNQVDAKKINILNPAVGAKNALLLQGRTDAVTGVTYFALPIFQKQGLDVSYFTYADNGVPALEGGIVANTDWLAKNQDLAKRFLKATSRAIADAKANPEATVDEALKIRTDRSRDRDQLVAQLKLSLDLLTTENSKDLAPGAMADADWLAMIDGMQKAGLIKGDRPATDYYTNELISK; encoded by the coding sequence ATGAGACCGTTTCTAAAGACCGTGATTGCAGCTGCAATATGCGCAATGGCTGGAATCGGAAGTGCCCGGGCCGCCGACACCTTGCCCTTGAAGCTCGACTGGAGCCTTTACGGCATGCACACGCCCTTCTATGCGGGTCTGTCGAAAGGCTACTACACGGACGAAGGGATCGATCTCACCATCGCCGAAGGAAACAGCGCCGGCAATGTTGTGAAGCTCGTCGCCTCCGGCGAAGATCCGATCGCCTTCATCGACCTGGGCACCATGACCATTGGTGCTTCCAAGGGAATGCCGGTGAAGGCGATCTATGGAGTTCATCAGAAGAATCCGATGGTGATTATCAGCCGGAAGGACAAGCCGGTCGAAACTCCGAAGGCCCTGGAGGACAAGGTGCTCGCCATGGCAGCTTCGGAATCCACTGCCCAGATGCTGCCGGCGCTTCTGGCTGTAAACCAAGTTGATGCCAAGAAGATCAACATTCTCAATCCCGCGGTCGGCGCCAAGAACGCGCTGTTGCTGCAGGGCCGCACCGATGCCGTGACCGGCGTAACCTATTTCGCGCTGCCGATCTTCCAGAAGCAGGGTCTTGACGTCAGCTACTTCACCTATGCCGATAACGGGGTGCCGGCGCTCGAGGGCGGAATCGTCGCGAACACCGACTGGCTCGCTAAGAACCAGGACCTGGCCAAGCGTTTTCTCAAGGCGACGTCCCGCGCCATCGCTGACGCCAAGGCCAATCCTGAAGCCACCGTCGATGAGGCTTTAAAGATCCGGACCGATCGGTCCCGCGACCGCGACCAGCTTGTCGCCCAGCTCAAGCTGTCATTGGATCTGCTCACGACGGAGAACAGCAAGGACTTGGCGCCCGGTGCCATGGCGGACGCCGATTGGCTGGCGATGATCGACGGCATGCAGAAGGCCGGGCTGATCAAGGGTGACCGTCCGGCGACGGACTACTACACTAACGAACTCATCTCGAAATAA
- a CDS encoding ABC transporter permease, with protein sequence MSWRDAFYPFATFVVFILLWAAAVQAFALPEYLVPSPWAVALRIKEDFGILLYHSGVTLAETVGGFVLAVVLGVVMGALLVSSRNLERVVLPVLLVIQTFPKIALAPLIIIWFGLGFGPKLMMSFLVAVFPVLVSTMVGMRSVEKDVVDLARSMQASSLAIFLRFRLPTALPQILGAMKVAVAFAIVGAVVGEWVAADKGLGYLLIWSNANLDTPLLFAILFCLMVIGLGLYYLVEAAEKFALPWHVSQRGQAASFST encoded by the coding sequence ATGTCCTGGCGCGACGCATTCTATCCGTTCGCGACCTTCGTCGTCTTCATTCTCCTCTGGGCGGCGGCGGTTCAAGCTTTTGCCTTACCGGAATATCTGGTGCCGTCCCCATGGGCGGTTGCCCTCCGCATAAAAGAGGATTTTGGGATCCTCCTTTATCACTCCGGCGTCACCCTGGCGGAGACGGTAGGAGGTTTCGTCTTGGCCGTTGTCTTGGGCGTCGTCATGGGCGCCCTGCTAGTCTCCTCCCGTAACCTGGAGCGGGTCGTGCTGCCGGTGCTGCTGGTGATCCAGACTTTCCCGAAAATCGCGCTCGCACCGCTCATCATCATCTGGTTTGGCCTGGGCTTTGGACCCAAACTGATGATGAGCTTTCTTGTCGCCGTCTTCCCGGTGCTCGTCTCCACCATGGTGGGCATGCGTTCGGTGGAGAAGGATGTGGTCGATCTCGCCCGCTCCATGCAGGCGTCCAGCCTGGCGATTTTCCTCCGCTTTCGTCTACCCACCGCCCTGCCCCAGATCTTAGGTGCCATGAAGGTGGCCGTCGCCTTCGCTATCGTCGGCGCGGTCGTGGGCGAATGGGTGGCCGCCGACAAGGGCCTCGGCTATCTGCTGATCTGGTCCAACGCCAATCTCGACACGCCCCTGCTGTTCGCCATTCTCTTCTGTCTTATGGTCATCGGGCTGGGGCTTTATTATCTTGTTGAGGCTGCCGAAAAGTTCGCGTTGCCGTGGCATGTGAGCCAACGCGGCCAAGCGGCCAGCTTCTCCACATGA
- a CDS encoding ABC transporter ATP-binding protein codes for MKNALIEISGVGMRFDTVDALHNISLAVERKRFVSIVGPSGCGKSTLMRIVAGLVRPTSGEVRIEGETVHRPHPGVGIVFQSATLLPWKSVRGNIALQLELRGLKPSEHAAAIDGLIRLTGLQGFENHLPHQLSGGMQQRVSICRALVHDPELLLLDEPFGALDAMTRETMNLELQRIWLDRRKTVLMITHGIAEAVFLSDIVVVMSARPGRIERIIEIDLERPRRPDIDDDPRFREYVKDIRKMFGEALALD; via the coding sequence ATGAAGAATGCTCTCATCGAGATCTCCGGCGTCGGCATGCGCTTCGACACGGTTGACGCACTCCACAACATATCCCTTGCCGTCGAGCGCAAGCGCTTCGTCTCGATCGTCGGCCCCAGCGGCTGTGGAAAAAGCACCCTCATGCGCATCGTCGCGGGTCTTGTCCGGCCGACCTCTGGGGAGGTGCGGATCGAGGGCGAAACGGTGCACAGGCCGCATCCAGGGGTCGGCATCGTCTTCCAGAGCGCCACGCTGCTGCCTTGGAAATCCGTTCGTGGCAACATTGCCCTGCAGCTTGAGCTGCGTGGGCTGAAGCCATCGGAGCACGCTGCGGCGATCGATGGACTGATCCGCTTGACTGGCCTCCAAGGTTTCGAAAACCACCTTCCCCATCAGCTATCCGGTGGGATGCAGCAGCGGGTGTCGATCTGCCGGGCCCTGGTTCATGACCCGGAACTCCTGCTGCTGGACGAACCGTTTGGCGCCCTCGACGCAATGACTCGAGAGACCATGAATCTTGAGCTTCAACGTATCTGGCTCGATCGCCGAAAGACGGTGCTCATGATCACACATGGTATCGCTGAAGCCGTTTTCCTCTCGGACATTGTGGTGGTCATGTCCGCACGGCCAGGACGCATCGAGCGGATCATCGAAATTGACCTCGAACGCCCGCGTCGTCCCGATATCGACGACGATCCTCGATTCCGCGAATATGTGAAGGACATCCGCAAGATGTTCGGCGAAGCGCTCGCTCTCGATTGA
- the xylA gene encoding xylose isomerase has protein sequence MSTGFFGDIGRIQFEGPNSTNPFAYRFYDPDEKVLGKRLEDHLRFAVCYWHSFIWPGTDPFGGQTFERPWFADTMEAAKLKANVAFELFSLLGVPYYCFHDADVRPEGATLTESIIRLHDIADTLEAKMHDTGIKLLWGTANLFSNRRYMAGAATNPDPEIFAYAAATVKACMDVTQRLGGENYVLWGGREGYETLLNTDMAQELDQLGRFLNLIVDYKHRSGFKGTILIEPKPQEPTKHQYDFDAATVYGFLKRYGLDKEVKLNLEQGHAILAGHSFEHELATAAALGIFGSIDMNRNDYQSGWDTDQFPNNPTEVALAYYEILKAGGFTTGGTNFDAKLRRQSLDPEDLVLAHVGAIDVCARGLKAAAKMVEDKALSSLVGARYAGWRGEEAQAILAGKRTLEEIAAHVTAWAVEPQPRSGKQEYLENIISRYV, from the coding sequence ATGAGCACTGGCTTCTTCGGCGATATCGGCCGGATCCAATTCGAAGGTCCCAATAGCACAAACCCCTTCGCCTATCGCTTCTATGATCCCGATGAAAAGGTTCTGGGCAAGCGGCTCGAAGATCATCTGCGCTTTGCGGTCTGCTACTGGCACAGCTTCATCTGGCCAGGCACTGACCCGTTCGGCGGCCAGACGTTCGAGCGCCCCTGGTTTGCAGACACAATGGAGGCTGCAAAGCTGAAAGCCAATGTGGCTTTCGAGCTCTTCTCGCTGCTGGGAGTTCCCTACTACTGCTTTCACGACGCCGACGTCCGCCCCGAAGGGGCAACGCTCACGGAAAGTATCATCCGGCTGCACGACATCGCCGATACGCTCGAGGCCAAGATGCATGACACGGGCATCAAGCTGCTTTGGGGGACGGCGAACCTGTTCTCAAACAGACGCTACATGGCCGGCGCAGCCACCAACCCGGACCCCGAGATCTTCGCCTATGCAGCGGCCACCGTGAAGGCTTGCATGGATGTGACCCAGCGGCTCGGCGGCGAAAATTACGTGCTTTGGGGCGGGCGCGAAGGTTATGAGACGCTGCTCAACACCGATATGGCCCAAGAGCTCGACCAGTTGGGCCGATTCCTGAACCTCATCGTCGACTACAAGCACAGAAGCGGATTCAAGGGCACGATCCTCATCGAGCCCAAGCCCCAGGAGCCCACGAAGCACCAATATGATTTCGATGCGGCAACGGTCTATGGGTTCCTCAAACGCTACGGCTTGGATAAGGAGGTGAAGCTGAACCTGGAGCAGGGGCACGCCATCCTGGCCGGGCATTCCTTCGAACACGAGCTGGCAACCGCAGCGGCGCTGGGCATTTTCGGCTCGATCGACATGAACCGCAACGACTACCAATCCGGTTGGGACACGGATCAGTTCCCCAATAATCCCACGGAGGTCGCGTTGGCCTATTACGAGATCCTCAAGGCCGGAGGTTTCACTACGGGAGGCACGAATTTCGATGCAAAGCTCAGGCGGCAATCCCTGGATCCGGAGGATCTCGTCCTGGCACATGTGGGGGCCATCGATGTTTGTGCGCGCGGGCTGAAGGCCGCAGCCAAGATGGTTGAGGACAAGGCGTTGTCGAGTCTCGTCGGAGCTCGCTATGCCGGCTGGAGAGGGGAAGAGGCGCAAGCCATACTGGCCGGGAAGCGGACCTTGGAAGAGATCGCCGCCCATGTCACGGCATGGGCCGTAGAGCCTCAGCCCCGGTCCGGAAAGCAGGAGTATCTTGAAAATATCATCAGTCGCTACGTCTGA
- the xylB gene encoding xylulokinase, with amino-acid sequence MYLGLDLGTSGVKALLVDRDQRVIASTTSPLAVSRPHSGWSEQDPGDWILATEAAMAALKSMAPDELSCVRGIGLSGQMHGATLLGEADEVLRPCILWNDTRSHAQAARLDANPQFRAIAGNIVFPGFTAPKIAWVEEEEPEIFARLRHVLLPKDFLRLWLTGDYVSEMSDASGSAWLDVGNRCWSAELLDATHLDVRHVPALVEGSAVSGYLKPELGRNWGMAPEVVVAGGGGDNAATACGMGVVTPGRAFISIGTSGVLFAANDRYSPNPASAVHAFCHALPGAWHQMGVILSATDALNWFSSLVGHPPADLTHALGDTLQPPSDVTFLPFLAGERTPHNDVRIRGSFTGFGHNVGQKAMTQAVLEGVAFAFRDCRDALAAAGTQLERVVAVGGGAQSRYWLRSIATALDVPVDVPAEGDYGAALGAARLGLIAAEGADPVEVCKPPAAAETIEPETALRDAYDAAHDRYRRLYPAILGATT; translated from the coding sequence ATGTATCTCGGTCTTGATCTCGGAACATCGGGCGTGAAAGCGCTGCTGGTCGATAGGGACCAACGGGTCATCGCCTCGACAACCTCGCCGCTGGCAGTCTCGCGGCCTCACTCCGGCTGGTCGGAACAAGATCCAGGCGACTGGATCCTGGCGACGGAGGCGGCCATGGCTGCACTGAAAAGCATGGCACCGGACGAGCTGTCATGCGTCCGCGGGATCGGCCTCTCCGGGCAGATGCACGGAGCGACATTGCTGGGCGAGGCCGACGAGGTGCTCAGACCCTGCATTCTTTGGAACGATACGCGGAGCCACGCACAGGCGGCGCGACTGGATGCCAATCCCCAGTTTCGGGCCATAGCCGGCAACATCGTCTTTCCGGGCTTCACCGCGCCTAAGATCGCCTGGGTGGAAGAGGAGGAGCCGGAGATCTTTGCTCGACTCCGTCATGTCCTGCTGCCCAAGGACTTTCTCCGCCTTTGGCTGACCGGGGACTATGTGTCGGAGATGTCCGATGCCTCCGGCAGCGCGTGGCTGGATGTCGGCAACCGATGCTGGTCGGCCGAGCTTCTCGACGCCACGCATCTCGATGTGCGGCACGTGCCAGCGCTGGTAGAGGGCAGCGCCGTCTCGGGTTATCTCAAACCCGAGCTCGGACGGAATTGGGGCATGGCACCCGAGGTCGTCGTCGCCGGTGGCGGCGGCGACAATGCGGCCACCGCCTGCGGCATGGGTGTGGTGACACCGGGACGGGCGTTCATTTCGATCGGAACGTCGGGGGTGCTGTTTGCTGCCAATGACCGCTATAGTCCCAACCCCGCCAGCGCCGTGCATGCGTTCTGTCACGCTTTGCCCGGCGCGTGGCATCAGATGGGCGTGATCTTGTCGGCCACCGACGCCCTGAACTGGTTTTCCAGTCTTGTGGGCCACCCGCCGGCCGACCTTACCCATGCACTGGGCGACACTCTGCAGCCGCCGAGTGATGTAACGTTTCTGCCGTTTCTCGCCGGCGAGCGGACTCCCCATAATGATGTGCGGATCCGTGGCAGCTTCACGGGCTTCGGCCACAATGTCGGTCAAAAGGCGATGACGCAAGCGGTGTTGGAAGGGGTCGCCTTCGCCTTCCGCGACTGCCGGGATGCCCTGGCGGCGGCCGGCACGCAGCTCGAGCGGGTGGTTGCCGTCGGTGGCGGCGCGCAATCTCGCTATTGGCTCCGATCGATCGCAACCGCCCTCGACGTGCCGGTCGACGTCCCCGCGGAGGGAGATTACGGCGCAGCCCTCGGTGCAGCGCGCCTCGGATTGATCGCTGCGGAAGGGGCCGATCCCGTCGAGGTCTGCAAACCACCGGCCGCGGCCGAGACCATCGAGCCGGAAACGGCGCTGCGAGACGCCTATGATGCGGCGCATGACCGTTACCGCCGCCTTTACCCCGCCATTCTGGGAGCAACGACATGA
- a CDS encoding ABC transporter substrate-binding protein, with translation MRKLLFGPILAGLMLATGTGQAQDAKTIAVSIPAADHGWTGGVVYHAQEQAKLLEKRYPGLKVLVKTSPDGASQANALEDLTTQGIDALVTLPHNSDELTDPIRSVKEKGIFVTVVDRALTDPTIQDLYVAGNNPELGRVGGEYIKEKLNGKGNVVVIRGLPIVIDEERNKGFDEAIAGTDIKVLDRQFGNWSRDDAFKIMQDFLSKHPQIDAVWAQDDDMVVGVLEAIQQANRTDIQFVVGGAGMKDMIKKVMDGDKMVPVDVLYPPAMIAVAMDLTAAGLYEQLPVRGNYILDATLVTKENAEQFYYPNSPF, from the coding sequence ATGCGGAAATTGTTATTCGGGCCGATCCTTGCAGGCCTCATGCTGGCAACAGGAACAGGGCAGGCTCAAGACGCCAAGACCATCGCGGTCTCGATCCCAGCGGCGGATCATGGATGGACCGGTGGCGTGGTCTATCATGCTCAGGAGCAGGCCAAGCTGCTGGAGAAGCGCTATCCCGGTCTCAAGGTGCTGGTAAAAACCTCCCCCGACGGGGCGTCTCAGGCCAACGCTTTGGAGGATCTGACGACCCAAGGCATCGACGCTCTGGTGACGCTCCCCCACAATTCCGACGAACTGACGGATCCGATCCGCAGTGTCAAAGAGAAGGGGATCTTCGTCACGGTGGTCGACCGCGCCCTGACCGATCCGACGATCCAGGACCTGTATGTCGCCGGCAACAATCCCGAGCTCGGACGGGTCGGCGGGGAGTACATCAAGGAGAAACTGAACGGCAAGGGCAACGTCGTTGTCATTCGCGGCCTGCCCATCGTCATCGATGAGGAGCGCAACAAAGGCTTCGACGAGGCGATCGCCGGCACGGACATCAAGGTCCTTGACCGCCAGTTCGGCAACTGGAGTCGAGACGACGCCTTCAAGATCATGCAGGACTTCCTGTCGAAACATCCTCAGATCGACGCGGTCTGGGCGCAGGATGACGACATGGTGGTGGGCGTCCTGGAAGCGATCCAGCAGGCCAACCGCACCGATATCCAGTTCGTGGTCGGCGGCGCCGGCATGAAGGACATGATCAAGAAGGTCATGGACGGCGACAAGATGGTCCCCGTGGACGTGCTCTATCCGCCGGCCATGATCGCGGTCGCGATGGATCTGACGGCTGCAGGGCTCTACGAGCAACTGCCGGTCAGGGGCAATTACATCCTGGATGCGACCCTCGTAACGAAGGAGAATGCCGAGCAGTTCTATTACCCCAACTCGCCGTTCTAA
- a CDS encoding ABC transporter permease, producing MTETSERQRRTRSRPSIDMRVIAPFVALAALLILGALVNPNFLSIDNLLNVITRSAFIAIIAVGATFVISAGGLDLSVGAMAAFVAGVMILFMNGGSITGEIPMLAAAMLIAIGVGAACGMANGVITTVGRIEPFIVTLGTMGIFRALVIYLAEGGSIAMKSSELRATYRPVYFGDVFGVPIPVLVIIAVGLIGAFILHRTAFGRHVVAVGSNEDVARYSGISVNRVRTLTYVIQGICVAIAVLVYVPRLGAATPTTGLLWELQAITAVVIGGTALRGGVGRVWGTICGALILEVVGNIMVLSDLVSEYLIGAVQGAIIIIAMLVQRSLMRRR from the coding sequence ATGACCGAAACATCCGAGCGGCAAAGACGCACGCGCTCTCGCCCCAGCATCGACATGCGGGTCATCGCCCCCTTTGTAGCGCTGGCCGCCCTGCTGATCTTGGGTGCGCTGGTCAATCCCAATTTTCTCAGCATCGACAACCTGCTTAACGTCATCACCCGTAGCGCCTTCATCGCCATCATCGCAGTGGGGGCCACTTTCGTCATCTCGGCGGGCGGGCTCGATCTGTCGGTCGGTGCCATGGCCGCCTTCGTCGCCGGCGTCATGATCCTGTTCATGAATGGTGGATCCATTACGGGAGAGATCCCCATGCTGGCGGCGGCGATGCTGATCGCCATCGGCGTAGGCGCAGCCTGCGGCATGGCCAATGGTGTGATCACCACGGTCGGACGGATCGAACCCTTCATCGTGACCCTCGGGACGATGGGCATCTTCCGAGCTCTGGTCATCTATCTGGCGGAAGGCGGCTCGATCGCCATGAAGTCGTCAGAACTTCGGGCAACTTACCGTCCGGTCTATTTCGGCGATGTGTTCGGCGTGCCGATCCCTGTGCTCGTCATCATCGCCGTCGGGCTCATCGGCGCCTTCATCCTGCATCGTACGGCGTTCGGTCGCCATGTGGTCGCCGTCGGTTCGAACGAGGATGTGGCGCGATATTCCGGGATCTCGGTCAACCGGGTCAGAACGTTGACCTACGTCATCCAGGGCATCTGTGTGGCCATCGCCGTGCTCGTCTATGTGCCACGCCTGGGCGCGGCCACGCCGACCACAGGACTGTTGTGGGAGCTTCAGGCGATCACGGCCGTGGTGATCGGCGGCACGGCACTGCGCGGCGGCGTCGGCAGGGTCTGGGGGACGATCTGCGGCGCGCTCATTCTCGAGGTCGTGGGCAACATCATGGTCCTGTCCGACCTCGTCAGCGAATACCTCATCGGGGCCGTCCAGGGTGCCATCATCATCATCGCGATGCTGGTGCAGCGCTCCTTGATGCGGCGACGATGA
- a CDS encoding sugar ABC transporter ATP-binding protein: protein MSTPPEAPSSVPLAAVDISMSFGPVEVLSHIDLALRAGEIHAIIGENGAGKSTLMKILAGHLHPTGGTLKLNGTAAKLTSPVDAEKRGIVLVHQEILLAPDLTVAQNIYLGRELRRGLTLDDRAMQQGAADVLQGLDADVDPTTVVGLLSIAQRQLVQIARALLVPHQVVIFDEPTASLTPFETDALIRLILELKRKGTTVVYISHRLAEVKEIADRVTVLRDGKMVTTVEAASLEPVDMARLMVGRDVAKLYPDRTRVLAPSPVLEVDRLSVPGYVSEASFTLNEGEILGFAGLVGAGRTELFEGLVGLRSVSGAVTFRGKPVHFRTVRDSMDAGIVYLSEDRKGKGLILTRDLRMNLTLAALDQFTRGIFIDTKKEWAELDTAIARFDVRTPRNDLLAGQLSGGNQQKLLLAKMMLLDPEIIVIDEPTRGIDIGTKEQIYKFIAQLAEAGKSVVVISSEMPELIGICDRILIMRSGRIVGEVSGADMTEDEIVVHATGVSRDTTAMLHPA, encoded by the coding sequence ATGAGCACGCCCCCGGAGGCGCCTTCTTCCGTGCCGCTGGCGGCCGTTGACATCTCTATGTCCTTTGGGCCCGTGGAGGTGCTGAGCCATATCGACCTGGCGCTTAGAGCCGGCGAAATCCACGCCATCATCGGGGAGAACGGGGCCGGCAAGTCCACGCTCATGAAAATCCTCGCCGGCCATCTGCATCCGACGGGAGGGACTCTGAAGCTAAACGGTACTGCCGCCAAGCTCACGTCGCCCGTGGATGCTGAGAAGCGCGGTATCGTTCTCGTCCACCAGGAAATCCTGCTGGCCCCGGACCTGACTGTCGCCCAGAACATCTATCTCGGCCGCGAGCTGCGCCGGGGGCTGACCCTCGACGATCGCGCCATGCAGCAAGGTGCAGCGGATGTCCTGCAAGGGCTGGACGCCGATGTCGACCCAACGACTGTGGTCGGCCTGCTGTCGATCGCGCAAAGGCAACTGGTGCAGATCGCCCGCGCATTGCTGGTGCCGCACCAGGTCGTCATCTTCGACGAGCCGACCGCATCGCTGACACCGTTCGAGACGGATGCGCTGATCCGTTTGATTTTGGAACTCAAAAGAAAGGGGACGACAGTCGTCTATATCTCCCATCGGCTTGCCGAGGTGAAGGAGATCGCCGACCGCGTGACCGTGTTGCGGGACGGCAAGATGGTCACGACTGTAGAAGCGGCCTCTCTGGAGCCAGTGGACATGGCACGGCTGATGGTGGGGCGCGATGTCGCCAAGCTCTACCCCGATCGTACCAGGGTGCTCGCGCCGAGCCCCGTGTTGGAGGTCGACCGCCTGAGCGTGCCCGGTTATGTGAGCGAGGCCTCATTCACGCTGAACGAGGGCGAGATCCTTGGCTTTGCCGGTCTCGTCGGCGCGGGTCGCACAGAACTCTTCGAAGGCCTTGTCGGGTTGCGCTCGGTCAGCGGGGCGGTGACGTTCAGGGGCAAGCCCGTGCATTTCAGAACAGTGCGCGACAGCATGGATGCGGGCATCGTCTATCTCAGCGAGGACCGGAAGGGCAAAGGACTGATCCTCACGCGCGATCTGCGCATGAACCTCACGCTTGCCGCGCTCGACCAGTTCACTCGGGGGATTTTCATCGACACGAAGAAGGAATGGGCCGAGCTCGATACCGCCATCGCTCGCTTTGATGTGAGGACCCCGCGCAACGACCTGCTCGCGGGGCAGCTGTCTGGCGGCAATCAGCAGAAGCTGCTGCTGGCGAAGATGATGCTGCTCGATCCCGAAATCATCGTGATTGACGAACCGACCCGAGGTATCGACATCGGGACCAAGGAGCAAATCTACAAGTTCATTGCCCAGCTCGCAGAGGCGGGCAAATCAGTAGTGGTCATCTCGTCGGAGATGCCCGAGCTGATCGGGATCTGCGATCGCATCCTCATTATGCGCAGTGGTCGGATCGTCGGTGAAGTCAGCGGCGCAGACATGACCGAGGATGAGATCGTGGTCCATGCAACCGGGGTTTCCAGGGACACCACAGCCATGTTGCACCCGGCATGA
- a CDS encoding Gfo/Idh/MocA family protein: MAIEASQDNSARRRLRLGMVGGGRGAFIGAVHRIAARLDDDYELVAGAFSSEAARARASAQDLGIALDRAYDSYEAMAQAEAARSDGIEVVSIVTPNHLHAPIARAFLNAGIHVICDKPLTTTSGEAEDLVALVRETGCVFAVTHNYSGYPMIRQARAMVAEGELGTLRVIQAEYPQDWLTERLEDSGNKQAEWRTDPARSGAGGCLGDIGTHAYHLACFVTGLQPEALSAQLTTFVEGRRLDDDVQIMLRFKGGARGLLWASQVAVGNENGLKLRVYGTKGGLEWAQTDPNSLWFTAFGQPKQLFTRRGAGAWPQADRVSRIPPGHPEGYLEGFATIYSEAARAIRAVQSGEMIDAEVMYPTIEDGLAGVRFIEAAVASSRDDSRWVTIP, from the coding sequence ATGGCGATCGAGGCAAGTCAAGACAACAGCGCCCGGCGCCGTCTCCGGCTCGGAATGGTCGGCGGCGGACGCGGCGCCTTTATCGGCGCTGTTCACCGCATCGCGGCTCGCCTGGACGATGACTATGAACTGGTCGCCGGCGCGTTCTCATCGGAGGCAGCACGGGCAAGGGCCTCTGCTCAGGACCTCGGAATCGCATTGGACCGGGCCTATGACTCCTACGAGGCGATGGCGCAGGCAGAGGCTGCGCGCAGCGACGGCATAGAAGTCGTGTCCATCGTCACCCCGAACCATCTGCATGCCCCGATCGCTCGCGCTTTTCTCAATGCTGGCATCCATGTGATCTGCGACAAGCCTTTGACGACGACCAGTGGGGAAGCAGAAGACCTGGTGGCTCTGGTGCGCGAGACGGGATGCGTCTTCGCAGTCACCCACAACTACTCGGGCTATCCCATGATCCGCCAAGCCAGGGCGATGGTCGCCGAAGGCGAGTTGGGAACACTTCGAGTCATCCAGGCGGAATATCCGCAAGATTGGCTGACCGAGCGCTTGGAAGATAGCGGCAACAAACAGGCCGAGTGGCGTACAGATCCCGCGCGGTCCGGAGCAGGCGGCTGCCTCGGCGACATCGGGACCCATGCGTATCATCTCGCTTGTTTCGTAACCGGGTTGCAGCCTGAGGCCCTATCGGCCCAGTTGACGACCTTCGTCGAGGGCCGCCGGCTCGACGACGACGTTCAGATCATGCTGCGCTTCAAGGGTGGCGCCCGCGGCCTGCTGTGGGCGAGCCAAGTGGCGGTCGGCAACGAGAATGGGCTGAAACTCCGCGTCTACGGCACCAAAGGTGGATTGGAGTGGGCGCAGACCGATCCAAATTCTCTGTGGTTCACCGCTTTCGGACAGCCGAAACAGCTCTTCACGCGGCGCGGTGCCGGTGCATGGCCGCAAGCCGATCGCGTGTCGCGCATCCCGCCTGGCCATCCCGAGGGTTATCTGGAAGGCTTCGCCACGATTTACAGCGAAGCGGCACGTGCCATCCGGGCGGTCCAGTCGGGCGAAATGATCGATGCGGAGGTTATGTATCCGACCATAGAGGACGGGTTGGCAGGCGTCCGGTTCATCGAGGCGGCCGTCGCGTCATCGCGCGATGACAGCCGCTGGGTAACGATTCCATGA